Proteins encoded together in one Antennarius striatus isolate MH-2024 chromosome 13, ASM4005453v1, whole genome shotgun sequence window:
- the rpl23a gene encoding large ribosomal subunit protein uL23 produces MHYTAGNPVESPFLNMAPKAKKEAVPPKTEAKSKALKAKKAVLKGVHSQRKKKIRTSPTFRRPKTLRLRRQPKYPRKSAPRRNKLDHYAIIKFPLTTESAMKKIEDNNTLVFIVDVKANKHQIKHAVKKLYDIDVAKVNTLIRPDGEKKAYVRLAPDYDALDVANKIGII; encoded by the exons ATGCATTATACTGCAGGAAACCCCGTAGAGTCTCCCTTTCTCAACATGGCACCGAAGGCGAAGAAGGAAG CTGTCCCCCCCAAGACTGAGGCCAAGTCAAAGGCTCTGAAGGCCAAAAAAGCTGTGCTCAAGGGTGTACACagtcagaggaagaagaaaatcagGACTTCTCCCACCTTCCGTCGCCCAAAAACCCTCCGTCTCCGTAGGCAACCCAAGTATCCACGGAAGAGTGCCCCTCGCAGGAACAA GCTGGATCACTATGCCATCATCAAATTCCCCTTGACCACAGAGTCTGCAATGAAAAAGATTGAAGACAACAACACTCTTGTGTTCATCGTGGATGTCAAGGCAAACAAACACCAGATCAAACACGCAGTCAAGAAACTGTATGACATTGACGTCGCCAAAGTAAACACCCTCATCAG GCCTGATGGTGAGAAGAAGGCGTACGTTCGTCTTGCACCAGATTACGATGCGTTGGATGTTGCAAACAAG ATTGGCATCATCTAA
- the birc2 gene encoding baculoviral IAP repeat-containing protein 2 isoform X1, producing METLPQLKNNQFLMGLCRNGPPPDLQYDNSSELFRISTFARFPASGVTERSLARAGWFYTGIGDRVQCFKCNVTADGWLAGDCPTEKHRQLSPSCSFIQSLPSTANLLSSSHSAFSPLRIAPAIPLSGPGPAAPNPAANQGEEAVGYLNLGFSAPPPSSPLSSRGVEDMSHQRPACNNPSMRREQDRLDSFHSWTLSIITPTELAKAGFYYLGQGDRVACFSCGGQLSNWEPGDRAVSEHQRHYPNCRFVRGDRADNVSLGGAASGALTCQLSTGAPTLNNVSNPAMQQSDERLLTFVNWPTRIPVRPDQLAKAGFYYVGRNDDVKCFCCDGGLRCWESGDDPWVEHAKWFPRCEYLLQEKGQEFVHQIQARFPRLFEQLLTNGDSSSREFVDPPVVHLGPGEERSEDAVMMNTPVIKSALEMGFERSLVKQTVQSKILTSGENYRTVQELVSDLLSAEDQKREEEREMLAEAMASDGFTFVKRHQAALIQRLKSVEPVFEHLREQSVLTTEEFSGLKAQTSAKEQTARLIELILTKGNAAAEVFRNWIQKNDVHLLRDLMAQSNEAASPSQDLSDLPMEEQLRRLQEERTCKVCMDKEVNIVFIPCGHLVVCKECAPSLRKCPICRGLVKGTVRTFLS from the exons atggaaactcTTCCCCAACTTAAAAACAACCAGTTTTTGATGGGGCTGTGTCGTAACGGACCTCCACCTGACCTGCAGTACGATAACTCCTCAG AGCTCTTCCGCATTTCAACCTTTGCTCGATTCCCTGCTTCTGGAGTCACGGAGCGAAGTCTGGCGAGGGCAGGCTGGTTCTACACTGGCATTGGCGACCGGGTTCAATGTTTCAAGTGTAACGTGACGGCCgatggctggctggctggagACTGTCCAACGGAGAAACACAGGCAGCTCTCTCCTTCCTGCTCCTTCATCCAGAGCCTCCCGTCAACAGCCAAcctgctctcctcctctcactccGCCTTCTCCCCGCTACGCATCGCTCCAGCAATTCCG CTCTCTGGTCCAGGTCCAGCTGCTCCAAACCCAGCAGCAAATCAAGGGGAAGAGGCGGTCGGCTACCTGAACCTGGGTTTCTCCGCTCCACCGCCCTCCAGCCCTCTTAGCTCTCGTGGTGTAGAGGACATGTCCCACCAGAGACCAGCATGCAACAATCCCAGCATGCGTAGGGAGCAGGACCGACTGGACTCCTTCCACTCCTGGACGCTCTCCATCATAACTCCTACTGAACTTGCCAAGGCGGGCttctactacctgggccaaggCGACCGGGTTGCCTGCTTTAGCTGTGGAGGACAG TTGAGTAACTGGGAACCGGGGGATAGAGCCGTATCCGAACACCAGAGACATTATCCAAACTGTCGTTTCGTTCGGGGTGACAGAGCTGACAATGTATCCTTGGGGGGAGCTGCATCTGGAGCGTTAACTTGTCAGCTGTCTACAGGAGCCCCCACTCTCAACAATGTGTCTAACCCTGCTATGCAGCAGAGCGATGAGAGGCTACTCACCTTTGTCAACTGGCCAACTCGCATTCCTGTTCGCCCCGACCAGCTGGCTAAAGCCGGCTTCTACTATGTAG GTCGAAATGATGATGTCAAGTGTTTCTGCTGCGATGGAGGTCTGCGCTGCTGGGAATCTGGAGATGACCCTTGGGTGGAGCATGCTAAATGGTTTCCTCG TTGTGAGTATTTACTCCAAGAGAAGGGACAAGAGTTTGTTCACCAAATCCAGGCTCGCTTCCCTCGGCTGTTTGAGCAG CTTTTAACTAATGGAGACAGCAGCTCCAGAGAGTTTGTGGATCCCCCTG TCGTTCATCTTGGTCCAGGAGAGGAGCGGTCTGAGGACGCTGTTATGATGAACACTCCTGTGATTAAGTCTGCATTAGAGATGGGCTTTGAGCGTAGTCTTGTCAAACAAACAGTCCAGAGTAAGATCCTGACCAGTGGAGAGAACTACAGAACGGTCCAAGAGCTGGTTTCAGACCTGCTGAGTGCGGAGGACCAGAAAAGGGAAGAGGAGCGAGAGATGCTGGCTGAGGCAATGGCATCAG atgGTTTCACCTTTGTGAAGAGACACCAGGCAGCATTGATCCAGCGCCTGAAGAGTGTTGAGCCAGTGTTTGAACACTTAAGAGAGCAAAGTGTGCTGA CCACGGAGGAGTTTAGCGGTCTGAAGGCTCAGACGTCAGCCAAGGAGCAAACAGCCAGGCTGATAGAGCTCATCCTCACCAAGGGAAACGCTGCAGCCGAGGTCTTCCGTAACTGGATCCAGAAAAACGACGTCCATCTACTCCGAGACCTCATGG CTCAGTCAAATGAAGCTGCATCACCAAGCCAAGACCTTTCAG atCTCCCTATGGAGGAACAGCTGCGGCGCCTGCAGGAGGAACGTACCTGTAAGGTGTGTATGGATAAAGAGGTCAACATCGTCTTCATCCCTTGTGGACACCTGGTGGTGTGTAAAGAGTGCGCGCCGTCACTGCGAAAGTGCCCAATCTGCAGAGGCCTGGTTAAAGGCACAGTCCGAACCTTCCTCTCATAA
- the birc2 gene encoding baculoviral IAP repeat-containing protein 2 isoform X2, translating to METLPQLKNNQFLMGLCRNGPPPDLQYDNSSELFRISTFARFPASGVTERSLARAGWFYTGIGDRVQCFKCNVTADGWLAGDCPTEKHRQLSPSCSFIQSLPSTANLLSSSHSAFSPLRIAPAIPLSGPGPAAPNPAANQGEEAVGYLNLGFSAPPPSSPLSSRGVEDMSHQRPACNNPSMRREQDRLDSFHSWTLSIITPTELAKAGFYYLGQGDRVACFSCGGQLSNWEPGDRAVSEHQRHYPNCRFVRGDRADNVSLGGAASGALTCQLSTGAPTLNNVSNPAMQQSDERLLTFVNWPTRIPVRPDQLAKAGFYYVGRNDDVKCFCCDGGLRCWESGDDPWVEHAKWFPRCEYLLQEKGQEFVHQIQARFPRLFEQLLTNGDSSSREFVDPPVQSKILTSGENYRTVQELVSDLLSAEDQKREEEREMLAEAMASDGFTFVKRHQAALIQRLKSVEPVFEHLREQSVLTTEEFSGLKAQTSAKEQTARLIELILTKGNAAAEVFRNWIQKNDVHLLRDLMAQSNEAASPSQDLSDLPMEEQLRRLQEERTCKVCMDKEVNIVFIPCGHLVVCKECAPSLRKCPICRGLVKGTVRTFLS from the exons atggaaactcTTCCCCAACTTAAAAACAACCAGTTTTTGATGGGGCTGTGTCGTAACGGACCTCCACCTGACCTGCAGTACGATAACTCCTCAG AGCTCTTCCGCATTTCAACCTTTGCTCGATTCCCTGCTTCTGGAGTCACGGAGCGAAGTCTGGCGAGGGCAGGCTGGTTCTACACTGGCATTGGCGACCGGGTTCAATGTTTCAAGTGTAACGTGACGGCCgatggctggctggctggagACTGTCCAACGGAGAAACACAGGCAGCTCTCTCCTTCCTGCTCCTTCATCCAGAGCCTCCCGTCAACAGCCAAcctgctctcctcctctcactccGCCTTCTCCCCGCTACGCATCGCTCCAGCAATTCCG CTCTCTGGTCCAGGTCCAGCTGCTCCAAACCCAGCAGCAAATCAAGGGGAAGAGGCGGTCGGCTACCTGAACCTGGGTTTCTCCGCTCCACCGCCCTCCAGCCCTCTTAGCTCTCGTGGTGTAGAGGACATGTCCCACCAGAGACCAGCATGCAACAATCCCAGCATGCGTAGGGAGCAGGACCGACTGGACTCCTTCCACTCCTGGACGCTCTCCATCATAACTCCTACTGAACTTGCCAAGGCGGGCttctactacctgggccaaggCGACCGGGTTGCCTGCTTTAGCTGTGGAGGACAG TTGAGTAACTGGGAACCGGGGGATAGAGCCGTATCCGAACACCAGAGACATTATCCAAACTGTCGTTTCGTTCGGGGTGACAGAGCTGACAATGTATCCTTGGGGGGAGCTGCATCTGGAGCGTTAACTTGTCAGCTGTCTACAGGAGCCCCCACTCTCAACAATGTGTCTAACCCTGCTATGCAGCAGAGCGATGAGAGGCTACTCACCTTTGTCAACTGGCCAACTCGCATTCCTGTTCGCCCCGACCAGCTGGCTAAAGCCGGCTTCTACTATGTAG GTCGAAATGATGATGTCAAGTGTTTCTGCTGCGATGGAGGTCTGCGCTGCTGGGAATCTGGAGATGACCCTTGGGTGGAGCATGCTAAATGGTTTCCTCG TTGTGAGTATTTACTCCAAGAGAAGGGACAAGAGTTTGTTCACCAAATCCAGGCTCGCTTCCCTCGGCTGTTTGAGCAG CTTTTAACTAATGGAGACAGCAGCTCCAGAGAGTTTGTGGATCCCCCTG TCCAGAGTAAGATCCTGACCAGTGGAGAGAACTACAGAACGGTCCAAGAGCTGGTTTCAGACCTGCTGAGTGCGGAGGACCAGAAAAGGGAAGAGGAGCGAGAGATGCTGGCTGAGGCAATGGCATCAG atgGTTTCACCTTTGTGAAGAGACACCAGGCAGCATTGATCCAGCGCCTGAAGAGTGTTGAGCCAGTGTTTGAACACTTAAGAGAGCAAAGTGTGCTGA CCACGGAGGAGTTTAGCGGTCTGAAGGCTCAGACGTCAGCCAAGGAGCAAACAGCCAGGCTGATAGAGCTCATCCTCACCAAGGGAAACGCTGCAGCCGAGGTCTTCCGTAACTGGATCCAGAAAAACGACGTCCATCTACTCCGAGACCTCATGG CTCAGTCAAATGAAGCTGCATCACCAAGCCAAGACCTTTCAG atCTCCCTATGGAGGAACAGCTGCGGCGCCTGCAGGAGGAACGTACCTGTAAGGTGTGTATGGATAAAGAGGTCAACATCGTCTTCATCCCTTGTGGACACCTGGTGGTGTGTAAAGAGTGCGCGCCGTCACTGCGAAAGTGCCCAATCTGCAGAGGCCTGGTTAAAGGCACAGTCCGAACCTTCCTCTCATAA
- the birc2 gene encoding baculoviral IAP repeat-containing protein 2 isoform X3 encodes METLPQLKNNQFLMGLCRNGPPPDLQYDNSSELFRISTFARFPASGVTERSLARAGWFYTGIGDRVQCFKCNVTADGWLAGDCPTEKHRQLSPSCSFIQSLPSTANLLSSSHSAFSPLRIAPAIPLSGPGPAAPNPAANQGEEAVGYLNLGFSAPPPSSPLSSRGVEDMSHQRPACNNPSMRREQDRLDSFHSWTLSIITPTELAKAGFYYLGQGDRVACFSCGGQLSNWEPGDRAVSEHQRHYPNCRFVRGDRADNVSLGGAASGALTCQLSTGAPTLNNVSNPAMQQSDERLLTFVNWPTRIPVRPDQLAKAGFYYVGRNDDVKCFCCDGGLRCWESGDDPWVEHAKWFPRCEYLLQEKGQEFVHQIQARFPRLFEQLLTNGDSSSREFVDPPDGFTFVKRHQAALIQRLKSVEPVFEHLREQSVLTTEEFSGLKAQTSAKEQTARLIELILTKGNAAAEVFRNWIQKNDVHLLRDLMAQSNEAASPSQDLSDLPMEEQLRRLQEERTCKVCMDKEVNIVFIPCGHLVVCKECAPSLRKCPICRGLVKGTVRTFLS; translated from the exons atggaaactcTTCCCCAACTTAAAAACAACCAGTTTTTGATGGGGCTGTGTCGTAACGGACCTCCACCTGACCTGCAGTACGATAACTCCTCAG AGCTCTTCCGCATTTCAACCTTTGCTCGATTCCCTGCTTCTGGAGTCACGGAGCGAAGTCTGGCGAGGGCAGGCTGGTTCTACACTGGCATTGGCGACCGGGTTCAATGTTTCAAGTGTAACGTGACGGCCgatggctggctggctggagACTGTCCAACGGAGAAACACAGGCAGCTCTCTCCTTCCTGCTCCTTCATCCAGAGCCTCCCGTCAACAGCCAAcctgctctcctcctctcactccGCCTTCTCCCCGCTACGCATCGCTCCAGCAATTCCG CTCTCTGGTCCAGGTCCAGCTGCTCCAAACCCAGCAGCAAATCAAGGGGAAGAGGCGGTCGGCTACCTGAACCTGGGTTTCTCCGCTCCACCGCCCTCCAGCCCTCTTAGCTCTCGTGGTGTAGAGGACATGTCCCACCAGAGACCAGCATGCAACAATCCCAGCATGCGTAGGGAGCAGGACCGACTGGACTCCTTCCACTCCTGGACGCTCTCCATCATAACTCCTACTGAACTTGCCAAGGCGGGCttctactacctgggccaaggCGACCGGGTTGCCTGCTTTAGCTGTGGAGGACAG TTGAGTAACTGGGAACCGGGGGATAGAGCCGTATCCGAACACCAGAGACATTATCCAAACTGTCGTTTCGTTCGGGGTGACAGAGCTGACAATGTATCCTTGGGGGGAGCTGCATCTGGAGCGTTAACTTGTCAGCTGTCTACAGGAGCCCCCACTCTCAACAATGTGTCTAACCCTGCTATGCAGCAGAGCGATGAGAGGCTACTCACCTTTGTCAACTGGCCAACTCGCATTCCTGTTCGCCCCGACCAGCTGGCTAAAGCCGGCTTCTACTATGTAG GTCGAAATGATGATGTCAAGTGTTTCTGCTGCGATGGAGGTCTGCGCTGCTGGGAATCTGGAGATGACCCTTGGGTGGAGCATGCTAAATGGTTTCCTCG TTGTGAGTATTTACTCCAAGAGAAGGGACAAGAGTTTGTTCACCAAATCCAGGCTCGCTTCCCTCGGCTGTTTGAGCAG CTTTTAACTAATGGAGACAGCAGCTCCAGAGAGTTTGTGGATCCCCCTG atgGTTTCACCTTTGTGAAGAGACACCAGGCAGCATTGATCCAGCGCCTGAAGAGTGTTGAGCCAGTGTTTGAACACTTAAGAGAGCAAAGTGTGCTGA CCACGGAGGAGTTTAGCGGTCTGAAGGCTCAGACGTCAGCCAAGGAGCAAACAGCCAGGCTGATAGAGCTCATCCTCACCAAGGGAAACGCTGCAGCCGAGGTCTTCCGTAACTGGATCCAGAAAAACGACGTCCATCTACTCCGAGACCTCATGG CTCAGTCAAATGAAGCTGCATCACCAAGCCAAGACCTTTCAG atCTCCCTATGGAGGAACAGCTGCGGCGCCTGCAGGAGGAACGTACCTGTAAGGTGTGTATGGATAAAGAGGTCAACATCGTCTTCATCCCTTGTGGACACCTGGTGGTGTGTAAAGAGTGCGCGCCGTCACTGCGAAAGTGCCCAATCTGCAGAGGCCTGGTTAAAGGCACAGTCCGAACCTTCCTCTCATAA
- the LOC137606443 gene encoding transcriptional coactivator YAP1-like isoform X1, which produces MDAHRGAPPAGQQIVHVRGDSQTELEALFSAVMNPSKAARQPASLPMRMRKLPDSFFRQPDSRGHSRQASSDGGVCGSLTPHHVRAHSSPASLPVNSLSTQAADVAATPIIPDDVPLPHGWEMAKTPTGQRYFLNHLDKTTTWHDPRLSQLQSATVQHPISGTPVHSHSLSNPAPTKQPQNNLNPDTGPLPEGWEQAVTAEGEVYYIDHINKTTTWVGPRLAQKMNPGILGLALQQRQEKERLRCKQQGLPQQITPQEAAGRNQMPGGMDHDRNAQTLAPSLDVRIRASNHEPTLNGAHSRNESTDSGLSVSSLPRTSDHMLSSVDHMDTGESGETSSMTLQESMPVLPMSETEELMPCIPEGLSSDLLMDMETVLSGSHTDRDSLFTWL; this is translated from the exons ATGGACGCGCACCGCGGCGCGCCTCCGGCCGGGCAGCAGATCGTGCACGTCCGCGGGGACTCGCAGACGGAGCTGGAGGCCCTCTTCAGCGCCGTGATGAACCCCAGCAAGGCGGCCCGACAGCCGGCCTCTCTGccgatgaggatgaggaagctGCCGGACTCCTTCTTCAGGCAGCCGGACTCTCGGGGACACTCCAGACAA GCCAGTTCGGATGGAGGTGTATGCGGCTCCCTCACGCCTCATCACGTCCGCGCCCATTCCTCGCCTGCCTCCCTACCAGTCAACTCCCTCTCCACTCAAGCGGCCGATGTAGCAGCGACACCAATCATACCCGACGACGTGCCACTCCCCCATGGTTGGGAAATGGCCAAAACACCTACCGGCCAACGCTATTTCCTCAA CCACCTGGATAAGACCACAACTTGGCATGACCCCCGACTCTCACAGCTTCAATCAGCCACAGTTCAGCATCCCATCTCGGGCACTCCGGTCCACAGCCACTCCCTCAGCAATCCAGCTCCCACTAAGCAACCACAAAACAACCTCAATCCAGATACAG GTCCACTGCCTGAAGGCTGGGAGCAGGCTGTGACTGCAGAGGGAGAGGTGTACTACATCGATCACATAAATAAGACCACCACATGGGTCGGCCCGCGTCTAG CCCAGAAGATGAACCCTGGCATCCTTGGCTTGGCACTGCAGCAAAGGCAGGAGAAGGAAAGGCTCAGATGCAAACAACAAGGTCTCCCACAGCAAATCACACCACAG gAGGCAGCAGGACGGAACCAGATGCCCGGTGGGATGGACCACGACAGGAATGCACAGACACTCGCCCCATCCCTGGATGTCAGGATCAGAGCCTCCAACCACGAACCCACACTCAACGG CGCTCACTCTCGCAACGAGAGCACCGACAGTGGTCTGAGCGTCAGCAGCTTACCCAGAACATCCGACCACATGTTGAGCTCCGTGGATCACATGGATACTG GTGAATCCGGGGAGACCTCCTCGATGACCTTACAGGAGTCCATGCCAGTGCTCCCAATGTCGGAGACCGAGGAGCTAATGCCCTGCATCCCAGAGGGTCTCAGTTCAGACCTCCTGATGGACATGGAGACAGTTCTGTCGGGGTCACACACGGACAGAGACAGCCTGTTCACATGGCTATAG
- the LOC137606443 gene encoding transcriptional coactivator YAP1-like isoform X2, which translates to MDAHRGAPPAGQQIVHVRGDSQTELEALFSAVMNPSKAARQPASLPMRMRKLPDSFFRQPDSRGHSRQASSDGGVCGSLTPHHVRAHSSPASLPVNSLSTQAADVAATPIIPDDVPLPHGWEMAKTPTGQRYFLNHLDKTTTWHDPRLSQLQSATVQHPISGTPVHSHSLSNPAPTKQPQNNLNPDTAQKMNPGILGLALQQRQEKERLRCKQQGLPQQITPQEAAGRNQMPGGMDHDRNAQTLAPSLDVRIRASNHEPTLNGAHSRNESTDSGLSVSSLPRTSDHMLSSVDHMDTGESGETSSMTLQESMPVLPMSETEELMPCIPEGLSSDLLMDMETVLSGSHTDRDSLFTWL; encoded by the exons ATGGACGCGCACCGCGGCGCGCCTCCGGCCGGGCAGCAGATCGTGCACGTCCGCGGGGACTCGCAGACGGAGCTGGAGGCCCTCTTCAGCGCCGTGATGAACCCCAGCAAGGCGGCCCGACAGCCGGCCTCTCTGccgatgaggatgaggaagctGCCGGACTCCTTCTTCAGGCAGCCGGACTCTCGGGGACACTCCAGACAA GCCAGTTCGGATGGAGGTGTATGCGGCTCCCTCACGCCTCATCACGTCCGCGCCCATTCCTCGCCTGCCTCCCTACCAGTCAACTCCCTCTCCACTCAAGCGGCCGATGTAGCAGCGACACCAATCATACCCGACGACGTGCCACTCCCCCATGGTTGGGAAATGGCCAAAACACCTACCGGCCAACGCTATTTCCTCAA CCACCTGGATAAGACCACAACTTGGCATGACCCCCGACTCTCACAGCTTCAATCAGCCACAGTTCAGCATCCCATCTCGGGCACTCCGGTCCACAGCCACTCCCTCAGCAATCCAGCTCCCACTAAGCAACCACAAAACAACCTCAATCCAGATACAG CCCAGAAGATGAACCCTGGCATCCTTGGCTTGGCACTGCAGCAAAGGCAGGAGAAGGAAAGGCTCAGATGCAAACAACAAGGTCTCCCACAGCAAATCACACCACAG gAGGCAGCAGGACGGAACCAGATGCCCGGTGGGATGGACCACGACAGGAATGCACAGACACTCGCCCCATCCCTGGATGTCAGGATCAGAGCCTCCAACCACGAACCCACACTCAACGG CGCTCACTCTCGCAACGAGAGCACCGACAGTGGTCTGAGCGTCAGCAGCTTACCCAGAACATCCGACCACATGTTGAGCTCCGTGGATCACATGGATACTG GTGAATCCGGGGAGACCTCCTCGATGACCTTACAGGAGTCCATGCCAGTGCTCCCAATGTCGGAGACCGAGGAGCTAATGCCCTGCATCCCAGAGGGTCTCAGTTCAGACCTCCTGATGGACATGGAGACAGTTCTGTCGGGGTCACACACGGACAGAGACAGCCTGTTCACATGGCTATAG
- the angptl5 gene encoding angiopoietin-related protein 5 isoform X1, producing the protein MMWTTAVLLLLLPHLLSSTDTGNSTDLNTSQPVIEDFTDAPAKLQKPLGGVKGRDTCSIPCDITIKLLRDEKHSVCGQLQQSLLSFGRSTRKLIRDVMEEQHRALDILSSQVMELMAKVQTLNSEVQRNNMETFSIKPVQSHGRDCSDIKDNLISVVPKIPSGIYIIHPENTDSTFEVFCEMDYMGGGWTVMQRRTDGLTDFKRPWADYADGFGHLAGEHWLGLKKVFHIVNQKDTRFQLHMALVSHDDVTSYASYDDFHLDNETQFFSIHLGRYIGSAGDAFRGYDQEQNQDTAPFSASDVDNDGCNPFCSINNRTVESCSTMYNHTGWWFNQCGLANLNGSPDDMELNQGQRTHILWDTWRHNGVPHTIKSVTMKIRRIATNN; encoded by the exons ATGATGTGGACAACAGCTGTCCTCCTGCTGCTTTTGCCGCATCTGCTTTCCTCCACA GACACAGGAAACAGCACCGATCTGAACACATCACAACCGGTCATTGAAGACTTCACTGATGCTCCTGCAAAACTACAAAAACCTCTcggaggggtcaaaggtcgtgaCACATGTTCCATTCCATGTGACATCACCATCAAGCTGCTGCGAGATGAGAAGCATTCAGTCTGTG gtcaGCTACAACAATCCCTGTTGTCGTTTGGACGCAGCACCCGGAAGCTGATCAGGGATGTGATGGAGGAGCAGCACAGGGCCCTGGACATCCTCAGCAGTCAG GTGATGGAGTTGATGGCCAAAGTGCAAACACTCAATTCTGAGGTTCAGAGAAACAACATGGAGACCTTCTCCATCAAACCTGTGCAGTCTCACG GGCGAGACTGCAGCGACATCAAGGACAATCTCATATCGGTTGTTCCCAAGATCCCCAGCGGTATTTACATCATCCACCCTGAGAACACTGACTCTACTTTTGAG GTTTTCTGTGAGATGGATTACATGGGAGGTGGATGGACGGTGATGCAGCGGAGGACTGATGGGTTAACGGACTTCAAACGACCCTGGGCTGATTATGCGGATGGATTTGGACACCTCGCAG gagaaCACTGGTTGGGTCTGAAGAAAGTATTTCATATAGTAAACCAGAAAGACACTCGTTTCCAGCTTCACATGGCTTTGGTCTCCCATGACGACGTCACCTCTTATGCATCATATGATGATTTCCACCTGGACAATGAAACCCAGTTCTTCAGTATACACCTGGGCAGATACATAGGCAGTGCCG gTGATGCATTTCGTGGCTACGACCAGGAGCAGAACCAAGACACGGCTCCATTCAGTGCCTCAGACGTGGACAATGACGGCTGTAACCCTTTCTGCTCCATCAATAACCGCACAGTGGAGAGCTGTAGCACCATGTACAACCACACCGGCTGGTGGTTCAACCAGTGCGGCCTGGCGAACCTCAACGGCTCTCCTGACGACATGGAGCTGAATCAGGGACAGAGGACACACATCCTGTGGGACACCTGGAGACACAACGGCGTCCCTCACACCATCAAATCAGTCACAATGAAGATCAGGAGGATTGCAACGAACAACTGA
- the angptl5 gene encoding angiopoietin-related protein 5 isoform X2, with protein sequence MDTGNSTDLNTSQPVIEDFTDAPAKLQKPLGGVKGRDTCSIPCDITIKLLRDEKHSVCGQLQQSLLSFGRSTRKLIRDVMEEQHRALDILSSQVMELMAKVQTLNSEVQRNNMETFSIKPVQSHGRDCSDIKDNLISVVPKIPSGIYIIHPENTDSTFEVFCEMDYMGGGWTVMQRRTDGLTDFKRPWADYADGFGHLAGEHWLGLKKVFHIVNQKDTRFQLHMALVSHDDVTSYASYDDFHLDNETQFFSIHLGRYIGSAGDAFRGYDQEQNQDTAPFSASDVDNDGCNPFCSINNRTVESCSTMYNHTGWWFNQCGLANLNGSPDDMELNQGQRTHILWDTWRHNGVPHTIKSVTMKIRRIATNN encoded by the exons ATG GACACAGGAAACAGCACCGATCTGAACACATCACAACCGGTCATTGAAGACTTCACTGATGCTCCTGCAAAACTACAAAAACCTCTcggaggggtcaaaggtcgtgaCACATGTTCCATTCCATGTGACATCACCATCAAGCTGCTGCGAGATGAGAAGCATTCAGTCTGTG gtcaGCTACAACAATCCCTGTTGTCGTTTGGACGCAGCACCCGGAAGCTGATCAGGGATGTGATGGAGGAGCAGCACAGGGCCCTGGACATCCTCAGCAGTCAG GTGATGGAGTTGATGGCCAAAGTGCAAACACTCAATTCTGAGGTTCAGAGAAACAACATGGAGACCTTCTCCATCAAACCTGTGCAGTCTCACG GGCGAGACTGCAGCGACATCAAGGACAATCTCATATCGGTTGTTCCCAAGATCCCCAGCGGTATTTACATCATCCACCCTGAGAACACTGACTCTACTTTTGAG GTTTTCTGTGAGATGGATTACATGGGAGGTGGATGGACGGTGATGCAGCGGAGGACTGATGGGTTAACGGACTTCAAACGACCCTGGGCTGATTATGCGGATGGATTTGGACACCTCGCAG gagaaCACTGGTTGGGTCTGAAGAAAGTATTTCATATAGTAAACCAGAAAGACACTCGTTTCCAGCTTCACATGGCTTTGGTCTCCCATGACGACGTCACCTCTTATGCATCATATGATGATTTCCACCTGGACAATGAAACCCAGTTCTTCAGTATACACCTGGGCAGATACATAGGCAGTGCCG gTGATGCATTTCGTGGCTACGACCAGGAGCAGAACCAAGACACGGCTCCATTCAGTGCCTCAGACGTGGACAATGACGGCTGTAACCCTTTCTGCTCCATCAATAACCGCACAGTGGAGAGCTGTAGCACCATGTACAACCACACCGGCTGGTGGTTCAACCAGTGCGGCCTGGCGAACCTCAACGGCTCTCCTGACGACATGGAGCTGAATCAGGGACAGAGGACACACATCCTGTGGGACACCTGGAGACACAACGGCGTCCCTCACACCATCAAATCAGTCACAATGAAGATCAGGAGGATTGCAACGAACAACTGA